TATAGCATCTTTCAAATGCGTGTGCAGGAGTCGTAGTCTTGCCCCCTTGTGGGGCACTGTCGCAACTGTGAGTTTAGTGGCTTCGACAGCCGCCCACGAGGGGCGGGGGCTACAAACCTGTCCATTCAATTAAAAACCGCTATAAGAAAAGCCCTTCTCAAAGATTACTTGGCCAGCTCCAGCAACTCGTTGCCGTATTCGGCCAGCGCGAGAGACAGCGCGCGAATCGAGGCTTCCAATTCGTTGCGATCGAGATTTTCCAATTCCAGCGTGTCCCGAAAAAAGACGTTTTTGCCTTCCTCATCAAGCGCAAACGCGCCGTGCACCAGGGTGTTGTTCATTTGCAATAATCGTTTGTATAACTCGCCGGTTTTTTTGGGCGCCGGCATAATCAATTGCTCCAGAATCACCATGGGCGGCTCGCAATCAATCACCAAATTTTTAATCCCTTCCTCCTCATCTTCGACAATGATCACTTCGTTGGCGCGATCTTCCTTGACGATCTTCAAATCAAGGTCGAATACATAACTCTTGATCAAATCCAAGTTTGCAGACATAAAGCCTCCTCGGTTGAAATTAGTGTGGGGTCAATCTTTTCTCCAACTCCTCATAAGCACGATTCAAACCTTGCGTCAATTCCGTTGCGACGCGGCGCTTTTCGGGATCATGCGAATGCAAGTCGGGGTGATATTTGCGCAACAAATTTTTCCACGCCTGGCGCACCTTCACGAGATCGGCGCCATAGGGCAATTCCAAATTGGCGTAATACCGTGCCAGCACGGGATCGTAGCCGGGCGGATTCGCCTGCGCAGCTTGTGCCCCGGCTGCCGCTTCCTGCCAGAACTCACGTTCGGCGCTCGCCGGCCGATCTGAGTAGCTGCCGTACAGATTGGCGCGAAAGAGTCTAGCCAGTCGAGATAATAACGTCACGGTAAATAAGCGATTAACTTTTCAAATTTCGAATAAAATTCTGATGGTGTCTCGGCCACGGAAATGAAATCACACGGAAAAGGCTTTTGCTTTGTTGTGGGACTTCAATTTTGTGGGCGAGATTTACAACGCTGCTCGAAGATCGTCGATTTTGAACTTGTGTGAAAATCGGTATTGATACTTTAGAGCATCTGATCAAAATTTGAGAACACCATTTAAATGAATCATTCAACTCATTTAACCACGAATCGACGCGAATAAACGCTAATCGCCGTCAATGCGCGTTGCGCGCAGTCATTCGCGGTTGAGAAACGGCTTTTTTGTTTGACGCTACTCCTCAGCAGTCGATTCACAAAAATCAGTAAATATCCCACTCACCCTGACGATAATAATGATAAACCGCTAAATCAAGCTCGTTCGTCACGGCAATTTCGTCAATGCCATCGAATACGCCTTTGCCAAAATTCAGCATATGTGCCATGGCTTCGGCATTCAGAAAACGGGTCGGCAGTTCCTCGAAGCTCTGGCGCAGCAGCGCTTCTTTCAATTTGTGCTCGGGCAGCGAGGGCGCCTTGACGCCCAACACCCAGCCCCACTCGCCCATCGTCGGAATATGATTGTGATAAGCGATTGCCGGCAAACCGGTGGCGCGCATGGTTTTTAGTATGGAGAGAAAAGCTTGTTTGGAAAAGAACGGGCTGGTCGCTTGCGTCACCAATCTCCCGCCGGCGGCCAAGTGGCGGGCAGCGAGCTGATAAAACTCCAGCGTGTAAAGACGCGCCACCTCGACGGTTTTGGGATCAGGCAAATCGATAATGATGACATCGTAGAGTTGGCCATCTTCCTGCAAAAAACGATAGGCATCCTGATGCACGAGATGCACGCGGCCATCCTGCAAGGCGCCGCGATTGAGGCGGAGAAAGAGATCATGCGTTTGCGCCAGGCGGGTGATGGCCGGATCGATGTCCACCAGCGTCACTTGCCGGACTTCGGAATACTTCAAGACTTCGCGCGCGGCCAACCCATCGCCGCCGCCCAGAATCAAAACCGTTTTTGCCGCCGGACCCAGACGCATGGCCGGATGCACCAGCGGCTCGTGATATCGTTCCTCGTCATAGCTGCTGAATTGCTCGTTGCCGTCCAAGTAGAGCCAAAAATGGTCACGCCACTGCGTGAGCACTATTTTTTGATAAGGCGTCTGCTCTTGGTAGATGACGCGATCGCGATATTTTTGCTGCTCGCCAAAAAGCACAATGGGCTTTGCCGTGAGCGCCAGACTGCCGAGAACAATTGGAACTACAGCAAAGGCGATTGCCAGCTTCTTCCGGTATTGCAGCAAGCTGCGGTAATTCCAGAATAACGCTGCGGCCACGATGAAATTCACCGCGCCCACGACGATGGGGGTGTAGGTCAAGCCCCAATAGGGCAAGGCCACGAAGGCAAACAACAACCCGCCGAGCAATGCGCCGTAATAGTCCTTCTCCATCACCGTGCTGATATTCACGCGCAACTCTTCGAAATAATCGTTGAGCCGAGTGACTAACGGGATCTCCAATCCAATCAGCACGCCGATTACGGCGGAGGTCAGATAGATGATCGTGGTAATATCTTGCACATACGCGGACAGCATGTACGCGAGCAACGCGCTCACCGCACATAACACCGAAAGCGCCAATTCCACCACGAGAAAGGCATCGAGCAAATGCACGCG
This portion of the Cytophagia bacterium CHB2 genome encodes:
- a CDS encoding YbjN domain-containing protein; this encodes MSANLDLIKSYVFDLDLKIVKEDRANEVIIVEDEEEGIKNLVIDCEPPMVILEQLIMPAPKKTGELYKRLLQMNNTLVHGAFALDEEGKNVFFRDTLELENLDRNELEASIRALSLALAEYGNELLELAK
- a CDS encoding J domain-containing protein, which gives rise to MTLLSRLARLFRANLYGSYSDRPASAEREFWQEAAAGAQAAQANPPGYDPVLARYYANLELPYGADLVKVRQAWKNLLRKYHPDLHSHDPEKRRVATELTQGLNRAYEELEKRLTPH
- a CDS encoding polyamine aminopropyltransferase, producing MIVDHNAAANLSEGRISKPALLRRSFLLKACIFATGFSGIVAEYAMATLASYLLGNSVRQWTLTISIMLFAMGLGSRISKHLRVHLLDAFLVVELALSVLCAVSALLAYMLSAYVQDITTIIYLTSAVIGVLIGLEIPLVTRLNDYFEELRVNISTVMEKDYYGALLGGLLFAFVALPYWGLTYTPIVVGAVNFIVAAALFWNYRSLLQYRKKLAIAFAVVPIVLGSLALTAKPIVLFGEQQKYRDRVIYQEQTPYQKIVLTQWRDHFWLYLDGNEQFSSYDEERYHEPLVHPAMRLGPAAKTVLILGGGDGLAAREVLKYSEVRQVTLVDIDPAITRLAQTHDLFLRLNRGALQDGRVHLVHQDAYRFLQEDGQLYDVIIIDLPDPKTVEVARLYTLEFYQLAARHLAAGGRLVTQATSPFFSKQAFLSILKTMRATGLPAIAYHNHIPTMGEWGWVLGVKAPSLPEHKLKEALLRQSFEELPTRFLNAEAMAHMLNFGKGVFDGIDEIAVTNELDLAVYHYYRQGEWDIY